A window of Malania oleifera isolate guangnan ecotype guangnan chromosome 5, ASM2987363v1, whole genome shotgun sequence contains these coding sequences:
- the LOC131155939 gene encoding uncharacterized protein LOC131155939, translated as MAANTASTDNFDDLSHVFYLSNSDNPGIVLISNILIETNYNTWSQSMAIALSTQNKVDFIDGTISKPSKTSSAKYRQWNRCNNMVKAWLLNSLSKEISASVLFCDLAQDIWIDLKECFSQDELSSLQSNLFKGDVAPYQQYQCTRKFLMGLNDSYGAIRG; from the exons ATGGCTGCCAATACTGCAAGCACTGACAATTTTGATGATCTAAGTCATGTTTTTTATCTTAGTAATTCCGACAATCCTGGCATCGTCCTGATTTCCAATATCTTGATAGAAACCAATTACAATACATGGAGCCAATCCATGGCCATTGCACTCAGCACCCAGAACAAAGTCGACTTCATTGATGGTACCATATCAAAGCCCTCCAAGACATCTTCTGCTAAGTATCGACAATGGAATCGTTGCAATAATATGGTAAAAGCATGGCTTCTCAACTCCCTTTCAAAAGAAATTTCTGCTAGTGTTCTCTTTTGTGATCTTGCTCAAGATATCTGGATAGATTTAAAGGAGTGTTTTTCTCAA GATGAGTTGTCATCTCTTCAGTCTAATCTCTTTAAGGGAGATGTTGCTCCATACCAACAGTACCAGTGCACCAGGAAGTTTCTTATGGGACTTAATGACTCCTATGGTGCAATTCGTGGCTAG